The following are from one region of the Actinomyces sp. oral taxon 897 genome:
- the mraZ gene encoding division/cell wall cluster transcriptional repressor MraZ, whose product MFLGTHSPRLDTKGRLILPAKFREELAGGVVLTRGQEHCLYVFTTTEFERMYAQLREAPLTQKQARDYVRVMLSGADSQVPDKQGRITLPAHLRTYAGLDRDLAVIGAGSRVEIWDAAAWQEYLTSQEQVFANTAEEIVPGLF is encoded by the coding sequence ATGTTCCTGGGTACCCACTCGCCTCGCCTCGACACCAAGGGTCGACTCATCCTTCCGGCGAAGTTCCGCGAGGAGCTCGCTGGAGGGGTGGTTCTCACCCGCGGCCAGGAGCACTGTCTCTACGTCTTCACCACAACCGAGTTCGAGCGCATGTACGCCCAGCTCCGCGAGGCCCCGTTGACGCAGAAGCAGGCACGCGACTACGTGCGCGTCATGCTCTCGGGCGCGGACTCCCAGGTCCCCGACAAGCAGGGTCGTATTACCCTGCCGGCCCACCTGCGTACCTACGCGGGGCTGGACCGGGACCTCGCCGTCATCGGCGCAGGATCCCGGGTGGAGATCTGGGACGCCGCCGCGTGGCAGGAGTACCTCACCAGTCAGGAGCAGGTCTTCGCCAACACGGCCGAGGAGATCGTCCCGGGCCTCTTCTGA
- a CDS encoding UDP-N-acetylmuramoyl-tripeptide--D-alanyl-D-alanine ligase, with amino-acid sequence MAGGTLLGSRPAGPLPGDAASAQVTAVVTDSRRAGPGSLFVAIAGERTDGHAYLDAVARAHAEAALVSDVQAARAALGGAELPLVVVPDTVAALGRLAREHLADLRRRARERGGELTVVAVTGSVGKTTTKDLTRQILASVAPTVAPVASFNNEIGLPLTVLSSDASTRYLVLEMGASAPGHIAYLTGIAPLDAAAVLVVGHAHMDGFGGIEGVAAAKAEILSGLRPGGTAVLNLDDPRSAAMRPLAPAAVLTFSASGRAGADVRATDTVLEAGAYPLTTVHLPGAGPTRLRLSLPGAHNVANALAAAALALAAGVAPRDVLAALADARIESAHRMDVRPLAGDLLLVDDSYNANIDSMTASLATLPVLAAGRRRVVVVSEMLELGASSPADHRRTGELVAQAGAALLLTVGQGAAPAAAAARERGVEVVEVADAGAALARIDSLVRDGDAVLVKGSHGSGAWRLADHLKEVRSQ; translated from the coding sequence ATGGCCGGCGGCACCCTCCTGGGCAGCCGGCCCGCGGGCCCCCTCCCGGGCGACGCCGCCAGCGCCCAGGTCACCGCCGTGGTGACGGACTCCCGCCGCGCCGGGCCGGGCAGCTTGTTCGTGGCCATCGCGGGGGAGAGGACCGACGGCCACGCCTACCTCGACGCCGTCGCCCGCGCACACGCCGAGGCCGCCCTGGTCAGCGACGTCCAGGCCGCCCGGGCCGCCCTGGGCGGGGCGGAGCTGCCCCTGGTGGTGGTCCCGGACACCGTCGCGGCGCTGGGCCGCCTGGCCCGCGAGCACCTGGCGGACCTGCGCCGCCGGGCCCGGGAGCGCGGCGGGGAGCTGACCGTCGTGGCCGTGACCGGCTCGGTGGGCAAGACCACCACCAAGGACCTCACTCGCCAGATCCTGGCCTCGGTGGCCCCCACGGTGGCCCCGGTGGCCTCCTTCAACAACGAGATCGGCCTGCCCCTGACGGTCCTGTCCTCCGACGCCTCCACCCGCTACCTGGTCCTGGAGATGGGTGCCTCGGCGCCCGGGCACATTGCCTACCTCACCGGTATCGCCCCCCTGGACGCCGCCGCGGTCCTCGTGGTGGGGCACGCCCACATGGACGGCTTCGGGGGGATCGAGGGCGTGGCGGCGGCCAAGGCGGAGATCCTCTCCGGCCTGCGGCCGGGCGGCACCGCCGTGCTCAACCTGGACGACCCCCGCTCCGCGGCCATGCGCCCCCTCGCCCCGGCGGCGGTGCTGACCTTCTCCGCCAGCGGCCGGGCCGGGGCGGACGTGCGGGCCACCGACACGGTCCTGGAGGCCGGGGCCTACCCGCTCACCACGGTCCACCTGCCCGGGGCCGGGCCCACCCGCCTGCGTCTGTCCCTGCCCGGGGCCCACAACGTGGCCAACGCCCTGGCCGCCGCCGCCCTGGCCCTGGCCGCCGGGGTGGCCCCCCGGGACGTCCTGGCGGCCCTGGCCGACGCCCGTATTGAGAGCGCCCACCGTATGGACGTGCGCCCCCTGGCCGGTGACCTCCTCCTGGTGGACGACTCCTACAACGCCAATATCGACTCCATGACCGCCTCCCTGGCCACCCTGCCGGTCCTGGCGGCCGGACGCCGCCGTGTCGTGGTGGTCTCCGAGATGCTGGAGCTGGGGGCGTCCTCGCCCGCCGACCACCGCCGCACCGGCGAGCTGGTGGCGCAGGCCGGTGCCGCCCTCCTGCTGACCGTGGGGCAGGGGGCGGCCCCCGCCGCCGCCGCCGCACGTGAGCGCGGTGTGGAGGTCGTGGAGGTGGCCGACGCCGGTGCGGCGCTGGCGCGTATTGACTCCCTGGTCCGTGACGGTGACGCCGTCCTCGTCAAGGGCTCCCACGGCTCAGGCGCCTGGCGCCTGGCCGACCACCTCAAGGAGGTCCGTTCCCAATGA
- a CDS encoding UDP-N-acetylmuramoyl-L-alanyl-D-glutamate--2,6-diaminopimelate ligase, whose translation MSNAYESAAALRPHHLEPTDLRQLVRSFSLVPAPGTSQEDVDGVMVTGVSVDSGDVAPGELFVGLPGFKVHGASFAAQAVGAGAVAVVTDSQGAHLAADLPGTPVLVHEDPRALVGPLSQAVYHHPAEHLTATAVTGTNGKTTTSYFLDAMLAAHLGGCMVAGTVELRVGGTSVESPRTTVEAPVLARMMALAVEEGVGAASLEASSHAIVLHRLDGVTFDVVGFTNLQRDHLDFHKTMEGYLEAKSRLFTPAHARRAVVCVDDRWGASLARTASATGLEVERVRAYPGDAECDWWVSDAAVSLAEAATTFTLHGPGAQEISASCPLPGLVNVQNAALALVMAVRAGVPAPTAVAALAGAHNIPGRMQRVSQRDGTRGLCIVDFAHTPDAMELALEAVRPITPGRLIVVFGSDGDRDQGKRPMLGEVAARLADVLVVTDENPRSEDPQTIRDAVLAGVRRVRPDLADVEEVTTWRGDAVRRGVELCGPDDTVIVTGKGHEPFLEVADQFIRYNDAPVMREAVEAKWGQA comes from the coding sequence ATGAGTAACGCCTATGAGTCGGCTGCGGCCCTGCGCCCCCACCACCTGGAGCCCACCGATCTGAGGCAGCTGGTGCGGTCCTTCTCGCTGGTCCCGGCGCCAGGCACCAGCCAGGAGGACGTGGACGGCGTCATGGTCACCGGCGTGAGCGTGGACTCCGGTGACGTCGCCCCCGGGGAGCTGTTCGTGGGCCTTCCCGGCTTCAAGGTCCACGGCGCCTCCTTCGCCGCCCAGGCCGTGGGGGCCGGGGCCGTGGCCGTGGTCACCGACAGCCAGGGGGCCCACCTGGCCGCCGACCTCCCCGGCACCCCGGTCCTGGTCCACGAGGACCCCCGGGCCCTGGTCGGCCCCCTGTCCCAGGCGGTCTACCACCACCCCGCCGAGCACCTGACCGCCACCGCGGTGACCGGTACCAACGGCAAGACCACCACCAGCTACTTCCTGGACGCCATGCTCGCGGCCCACCTGGGCGGCTGCATGGTGGCCGGGACCGTCGAGCTGCGCGTGGGAGGCACCTCGGTGGAGTCCCCGCGCACCACCGTGGAGGCCCCGGTCCTGGCCCGCATGATGGCCCTGGCCGTCGAGGAGGGCGTGGGCGCCGCCTCCCTGGAGGCCTCCAGCCACGCCATCGTGCTGCACCGCCTGGACGGCGTCACCTTCGACGTCGTGGGCTTCACCAACCTCCAGCGCGACCACCTGGACTTCCACAAGACCATGGAGGGGTACCTGGAGGCCAAGTCCCGCCTGTTCACCCCCGCCCACGCCCGCCGCGCCGTGGTCTGCGTGGACGACCGGTGGGGGGCGTCCCTGGCCCGTACCGCCTCCGCCACCGGCCTGGAGGTGGAGCGGGTGCGCGCCTACCCCGGTGACGCCGAGTGCGACTGGTGGGTGTCTGACGCCGCGGTCTCCCTGGCGGAGGCGGCCACCACCTTCACCCTCCACGGGCCCGGCGCCCAGGAGATCAGCGCCTCCTGCCCGCTGCCGGGCCTGGTCAACGTCCAGAACGCCGCCCTGGCCCTGGTCATGGCTGTCCGGGCGGGCGTCCCGGCGCCCACCGCGGTGGCGGCCCTGGCCGGCGCCCACAACATCCCCGGGCGCATGCAGCGCGTCAGCCAGCGGGACGGGACGCGCGGGCTGTGCATCGTGGACTTCGCCCACACCCCTGACGCCATGGAGCTGGCCCTGGAGGCGGTGCGCCCCATCACACCGGGGCGCCTCATCGTGGTCTTCGGCTCCGACGGCGACCGCGACCAGGGCAAGCGGCCCATGCTGGGGGAGGTGGCCGCCCGCCTGGCCGACGTCCTGGTGGTCACCGACGAGAACCCCCGCTCCGAGGACCCCCAGACCATCCGCGACGCCGTCCTGGCCGGGGTGCGCCGGGTCCGTCCCGACCTGGCGGACGTCGAGGAGGTCACCACCTGGCGGGGTGACGCCGTGCGCCGCGGCGTGGAGCTGTGCGGCCCGGACGACACCGTCATTGTCACCGGCAAGGGCCACGAGCCCTTCCTGGAGGTCGCCGACCAGTTCATCCGCTACAACGACGCCCCGGTCATGCGCGAGGCCGTCGAGGCCAAGTGGGGGCAGGCGTGA
- a CDS encoding peptidoglycan D,D-transpeptidase FtsI family protein has protein sequence MDLSRRRMMQLAGAVGFTALAGRTAWIQVVQGPELAARAKAERTVSWVNRAPRGQILGRDGTVLASSVVSYDVGVNQVLVSQYERREKRTDPTTGAEEEVVVGYGALAAAELLAPVLGVDVNELGGAMVGDSTYVIVAEAVTPDTWRQVKALDIQGIEPDQRSRRTYPAGRTAGNVVGYTSEKEHRVLTGAAGLEYSQNDLLSGTDGEGSVEIGRSGVIIPTGEQQDTPATAGTTVRTTINPDLQALAQEVIDAAVDSQSADWGSIVVMEPSTGKILVMADSHTVDPSDPVASAEQDRGARVVQAVFEPGSVGKVVTFASALEQGAVTPTTPWTVPYSWVSPDGEEFHDSHEHPDQYLTSAQILAESSNVGTVQVGDTVSDQSRYELMKRFGWGTLSGIELPGESSGLLYPPDSWDGRTRYTTMFGQGVAVTALQAVQVLAAIANKGVRMPPRVIDAWIGADGKEIPQTQPEGVQVISEATAAALTDMLIGVTQEGGTAETASLDGYLVAGKTGTTEILTGEGGTVASFVGFTPARAPAIAVSVVLYRPEGVYGGTVSGPVFRKIATAAMHALGIAPDPTVVAAQAAARADAETSAPPGHSPDGG, from the coding sequence GTGGACCTGAGCCGCCGTCGGATGATGCAGCTGGCCGGAGCCGTCGGGTTCACCGCCCTGGCGGGCAGGACGGCCTGGATCCAGGTCGTCCAGGGCCCGGAGCTGGCCGCCAGGGCCAAGGCCGAGCGCACCGTCTCCTGGGTCAACCGCGCCCCGCGCGGCCAGATCCTGGGGCGTGACGGCACGGTCCTGGCCTCCTCCGTGGTGTCCTACGACGTCGGCGTCAACCAGGTCCTGGTCTCCCAGTACGAGCGCCGCGAGAAGAGGACCGACCCCACCACCGGCGCGGAGGAGGAGGTCGTCGTGGGCTACGGCGCCCTGGCCGCCGCCGAGCTGCTCGCCCCGGTCCTGGGCGTGGACGTCAACGAGCTCGGCGGCGCCATGGTGGGCGACTCCACCTACGTCATTGTCGCCGAGGCGGTCACCCCCGACACCTGGCGCCAGGTCAAGGCCCTGGACATCCAGGGCATCGAGCCCGACCAGCGCAGTCGGCGCACCTACCCGGCCGGCAGGACGGCCGGCAACGTCGTGGGCTACACCAGTGAGAAGGAGCACCGGGTCCTCACCGGTGCCGCCGGCCTGGAGTACAGCCAGAACGACCTGCTGTCGGGGACCGACGGTGAGGGCAGCGTCGAGATCGGTCGCAGCGGCGTCATTATCCCCACCGGTGAGCAGCAGGACACCCCGGCCACCGCCGGGACCACCGTGCGCACCACCATCAACCCCGACCTCCAGGCCCTGGCCCAGGAGGTGATCGACGCCGCCGTGGACTCCCAGAGCGCGGACTGGGGCTCCATCGTGGTCATGGAGCCCTCCACCGGCAAGATCCTGGTCATGGCGGACTCCCACACGGTGGATCCCTCCGACCCCGTCGCCAGCGCCGAGCAGGACCGCGGGGCCCGGGTGGTCCAGGCCGTCTTCGAGCCCGGCAGCGTGGGCAAGGTCGTCACCTTCGCCAGCGCCCTGGAGCAGGGGGCCGTCACCCCGACGACCCCCTGGACCGTCCCCTACAGCTGGGTGTCCCCCGACGGGGAGGAGTTCCACGACTCCCACGAGCACCCTGACCAGTACCTCACCAGCGCCCAGATCCTGGCGGAGTCCTCCAACGTGGGCACCGTCCAGGTCGGTGACACCGTCAGCGACCAGAGCCGCTACGAGCTCATGAAGCGGTTCGGCTGGGGCACCCTGAGCGGGATCGAGCTGCCGGGGGAGTCCTCCGGGCTCCTCTACCCCCCCGACTCCTGGGACGGCCGGACCCGCTACACCACCATGTTCGGCCAGGGCGTGGCCGTCACCGCCCTCCAGGCCGTCCAGGTCCTGGCCGCCATCGCCAACAAGGGCGTGCGCATGCCCCCCCGGGTCATCGACGCCTGGATCGGGGCGGACGGCAAGGAGATCCCCCAGACCCAGCCCGAGGGCGTCCAGGTCATCTCCGAGGCCACCGCCGCCGCCCTGACCGACATGCTCATCGGGGTCACCCAGGAGGGGGGCACCGCCGAGACCGCCTCCCTGGACGGCTACCTGGTGGCGGGCAAGACCGGCACCACCGAGATCCTCACCGGGGAGGGCGGGACGGTGGCCTCCTTCGTGGGCTTCACCCCGGCCCGGGCCCCGGCCATCGCGGTCTCGGTGGTCCTGTACCGTCCCGAGGGCGTCTACGGCGGGACCGTCTCGGGCCCCGTCTTCCGCAAGATCGCCACCGCCGCCATGCACGCCCTGGGGATCGCCCCGGATCCCACGGTGGTGGCCGCCCAGGCCGCCGCCCGCGCCGACGCCGAGACCTCCGCGCCCCCCGGCCACTCACCGGACGGCGGCTGA
- the rsmH gene encoding 16S rRNA (cytosine(1402)-N(4))-methyltransferase RsmH, with the protein MRENASPAVETGVGAGFADTSRAAEQAAGLHTPVLLGRCLDLLAPALEEAVAHGREPVMIDATLGMGGHAEGALSRFPELTLVGIDRDPQAVALASARLARFGGRFHAVQTTYDAVAQVAARFSTDGAGTVDAVLMDLGVSSLQLDEDGRGFSYSRPAPLDMRMDPTTGPRAQDLLDTWDAAQITHVLRAYGEERFATRIAAEVVRRRQAGAPVRSTRDLSDLVRSAVPAATRRTGGHPAKRTFQALRVAVNAELDVLQRALPRALDCLRVGGRLVVESYQSLEDRLVKRAIAAGTTSRAPQGLPLVPQAARPYLEALTHGAEKATQAEIDANPRSAPVRLRAAVRTRPACDAPASQPGQERCRYGDRGTQHGRRRPAASARSRSRHTGRS; encoded by the coding sequence GTGCGCGAGAACGCCAGCCCCGCCGTCGAGACCGGCGTCGGAGCGGGCTTCGCAGACACCTCCCGGGCCGCGGAGCAGGCGGCTGGGCTCCACACCCCCGTCCTCCTGGGGCGCTGCCTGGACCTCCTGGCGCCCGCCCTGGAGGAGGCCGTGGCCCACGGGCGGGAGCCGGTCATGATCGACGCCACCCTGGGTATGGGCGGGCACGCGGAGGGGGCCCTGAGCCGCTTCCCCGAGCTCACGCTCGTGGGTATCGACCGTGACCCGCAGGCCGTGGCCCTGGCCAGTGCCCGTCTGGCCCGCTTCGGGGGACGCTTCCACGCCGTGCAGACCACCTACGACGCCGTCGCGCAGGTCGCCGCCCGCTTCAGCACCGACGGGGCGGGCACGGTGGACGCCGTCCTCATGGACCTGGGGGTCTCCTCCCTCCAGCTCGACGAGGACGGGCGCGGCTTCTCCTACTCCCGGCCCGCGCCCCTGGACATGCGCATGGACCCCACCACGGGCCCCAGAGCCCAGGACCTCCTGGACACCTGGGACGCCGCCCAGATCACCCACGTCCTGCGCGCCTACGGTGAGGAGCGCTTCGCCACGCGCATCGCCGCCGAGGTCGTCCGCCGCCGCCAGGCGGGCGCCCCGGTGCGCAGCACCCGGGACCTCAGCGACCTGGTGCGCTCCGCCGTCCCCGCCGCCACCCGGCGTACCGGGGGCCACCCCGCCAAGCGGACCTTCCAGGCCCTGCGCGTGGCCGTCAACGCCGAGCTCGACGTCCTACAGAGGGCCCTGCCCCGGGCCCTGGACTGCCTGCGCGTGGGCGGCCGCCTGGTGGTGGAGTCCTACCAGTCCCTGGAGGACCGGCTCGTCAAGCGGGCTATCGCCGCCGGGACCACCAGCCGGGCCCCCCAGGGCCTGCCCCTGGTCCCCCAGGCCGCCCGGCCCTACCTGGAGGCTCTCACCCACGGCGCCGAGAAGGCCACCCAGGCCGAGATCGACGCCAACCCCCGATCTGCCCCCGTGCGCCTGCGTGCCGCCGTCCGCACCCGTCCCGCCTGCGACGCCCCCGCCTCGCAGCCGGGCCAGGAGCGGTGCCGGTACGGGGACCGTGGAACCCAGCACGGTCGACGCCGCCCAGCCGCGTCCGCACGCTCCCGTAGCCGCCACACCGGAAGGAGTTGA